A region of the Candidatus Uhrbacteria bacterium genome:
ATTATCGCCCACGTCGACCACGGCAAAACCACCTTGGCCGATGCGCTTTTGAAACAGAGCGAAACCTTCCAGGGTAAAGGCCTTGAAGGTGACACCATTCTCGACATGAACCCGCTTGAACGTGAGCGCGGTATCACGATTTTGGCTAAAAACGTGGCTGTCGCGTATGGCGGCAGCAAAATCAACATTGTCGACACTCCAGGTCACGCTGACTTTGGCGGAGAAGTTGAACGTGTTATGAGCTTGGTCGATGGAGCGCTTTTGCTCGTCGATGCCAAGGAAGGTCCGATGCCTCAGACGCGCTTTGTTCTTAAAAAGGCGATTCAGGCCGGACACCGCATCATTGTCGTTATCAATAAGATCGATAAACCGGATGCACGCCCAGACTGGGTTGTTGATCAGGTCTTTGATTTGTTCGTCACGCTTGGTGCAACGGATGCCCAGACGGATTTCCCGATCGTTTATGCCTCGGCTAAACAGGGTAAGGCTGGTTTGACGCCGAATCTCGAGGAGATGACGGATATCAAGCCTTTGTTTGAGACAATTATTAAAGAAATCCCGGTTCCGAAGAATGACCAGACCGGTCCGCTTCAGGTTTCTGTCGCGAACGTGTCTTACGACAACTATAAGGGTAAGACAGGTCTTGGACGTGTTGTGCGCGGCATTTTCCGCCCAGGCAACGTGATCTGGATCAACCGTGATGGCGTAAAGGCTCCTGCTAAGATTACGACCGTGTACTCGTTTATCGGTCTTGGAAAGATCGAGGTTCCGGAAGCTGTTGCCGGTGACATCGTTGCTTTTGCCGGTATTGAAAACTTGAACATTGGTGAAACGATCGCTGACGTGAACCAGCCAGAAGCTTTGCCGGTTATCAAGATCGAGGAACCGACGGTTAAGATGACATTCGCTGTTAACACCTCGCCGTTTGCCGGTCAGGAAGGCCAGTTCACCACCTCGCGTAACATTAAGGAGCGTTTGGATCGTGAATTGCAGAATGACGTTGCTTTGCGCGTTGATCCAGGATCTGGCGATGGCTCGTTCGTTGTCAGCGGTCGCGGTGAATTGCATTTGTCGATTTTGATCGAGCGCATGCGCCGTGAAGGATTTGAGCTTCAGGTTTCCCGTCCGCAGGTTATTTTCAAGGAAGAGAATGGCCAGAAGACGGAACCGTTTGAAGAAGTGACGCTCGAGTGTCCGGAAGGCGTGAGCGGATCGGTTATTGAAAAGATGGGACGCCGCAAGGGCGACATGAAGGACATGCGCGTCGAGAACGGTACGGCGTATCTCCAGTTTGAGATTCCGACTCGTGGTTTGATCGGCTACCGCACAGAATTCATGATGGACACGCGCGGTCAGGGTATTTTGAACACCTTGTTCCTCGGTTACCGCCCATTCGTCGGTTCAATCGACGGAACACCGCATGGCTCGCTTATCTCATTTGAAACGGGCGAGTCCAACAGCTACGGCCTCATGGCTGCCCAGGAACGCGGACAGATGTTTATCGGTCCTGGCGTCAAAGTCTACGAAGGTATGGTTGTCGGACAGAATGCCAAGGCGGAAGACTTGATGGTGAACATTTGTAAGGAAAAGAAACTTTCCAACA
Encoded here:
- the typA gene encoding translational GTPase TypA; this translates as MSAIRNIAIIAHVDHGKTTLADALLKQSETFQGKGLEGDTILDMNPLERERGITILAKNVAVAYGGSKINIVDTPGHADFGGEVERVMSLVDGALLLVDAKEGPMPQTRFVLKKAIQAGHRIIVVINKIDKPDARPDWVVDQVFDLFVTLGATDAQTDFPIVYASAKQGKAGLTPNLEEMTDIKPLFETIIKEIPVPKNDQTGPLQVSVANVSYDNYKGKTGLGRVVRGIFRPGNVIWINRDGVKAPAKITTVYSFIGLGKIEVPEAVAGDIVAFAGIENLNIGETIADVNQPEALPVIKIEEPTVKMTFAVNTSPFAGQEGQFTTSRNIKERLDRELQNDVALRVDPGSGDGSFVVSGRGELHLSILIERMRREGFELQVSRPQVIFKEENGQKTEPFEEVTLECPEGVSGSVIEKMGRRKGDMKDMRVENGTAYLQFEIPTRGLIGYRTEFMMDTRGQGILNTLFLGYRPFVGSIDGTPHGSLISFETGESNSYGLMAAQERGQMFIGPGVKVYEGMVVGQNAKAEDLMVNICKEKKLSNMRSKGDGVAEGLTTPRSMSLEEGLEYLGEDELLEVTPVSLRIRKTFLKEFERKRADQAKNA